In one window of Niallia sp. Man26 DNA:
- a CDS encoding methyl-accepting chemotaxis protein encodes MIDVKEENKGAVTSELLEAFIKVAPYLNNLVQDDITIGIYDTEKLLMNVPGKSFSLNVTPGDPLAEGDIITEAVRRNEAKAAMVQKELFGFPLIARAIPLHDENGRVIGGVGLGTSLEKANQLYEMAESFSAIVEETAASIEEISTSVSQLSEQVTEVSSQISQVSNSAEEIGNISTVVKGISDQSNLLGLNAAIEAARAGDSGKGFSVVANEIRKLATNSKDNVGQINDITKTIQNLIKDLGNAFNNINKLTDTQAGSIQEFSATMQEMSKTAQELAELAEKSIQTNN; translated from the coding sequence ATGATAGATGTAAAAGAGGAAAATAAAGGTGCTGTAACTTCTGAATTGCTGGAGGCTTTTATTAAAGTAGCACCTTATTTAAATAATTTAGTCCAAGACGATATCACTATCGGAATTTATGATACGGAAAAATTATTAATGAATGTGCCTGGTAAGAGTTTTTCTTTGAATGTAACTCCTGGCGATCCATTAGCGGAAGGTGACATCATTACAGAGGCAGTGAGACGTAATGAAGCCAAAGCGGCGATGGTACAGAAAGAATTATTTGGTTTTCCATTGATAGCAAGAGCCATCCCTTTACATGACGAGAATGGAAGAGTAATAGGGGGAGTCGGTTTAGGGACAAGTCTAGAGAAGGCAAACCAGCTTTATGAAATGGCAGAAAGTTTTTCGGCTATTGTGGAAGAGACAGCAGCATCCATCGAGGAAATCAGTACATCTGTCTCCCAGCTTTCTGAACAAGTAACAGAAGTTTCCTCTCAAATAAGCCAAGTAAGCAACAGTGCTGAGGAAATTGGAAACATATCGACTGTAGTAAAAGGAATATCAGACCAGAGCAACCTGTTAGGCCTAAATGCTGCAATTGAAGCAGCCAGAGCCGGAGACTCTGGTAAAGGCTTCTCAGTTGTAGCAAATGAAATTAGGAAACTGGCCACTAATTCTAAAGATAATGTTGGTCAAATTAACGATATTACAAAAACCATTCAGAACTTAATTAAAGACCTGGGAAATGCGTTTAATAATATTAATAAATTAACAGATACGCAGGCTGGTTCTATTCAAGAATTCTCTGCAACCATGCAAGAAATGAGCAAAACCGCTCAAGAGCTGGCAGAATTAGCTGAGAAATCGATACAGACAAATAACTAG
- a CDS encoding transporter substrate-binding domain-containing protein, translating to MRILPKFKSWKVIGITAALGLVLAGCGNGDNAESASADNNDSDAKEIIVGTGNAYQPFVYLDENGKLTGYEKAVLDAVDEKLTQYKFKYESFEFKNILPALDANKVDLAAHQYEVNEERQAKYLYGKVGYTDYTSYIVVDANSGSNFNTLDDLAGKKVYTSTGSNHAYILEQYNEEHDNKIDIVYGSGANEVLVKDLQTGTIDATLLTKFDVNKLNEQFKADLKTSGEPAYVSKTYYLYSKDDTKLQEDIDGALQELIDEGKLSEISQEVLGGDFTK from the coding sequence ATGAGAATACTGCCGAAATTTAAATCGTGGAAGGTTATTGGTATTACAGCTGCATTAGGATTGGTGCTGGCAGGGTGCGGAAATGGAGATAATGCAGAAAGTGCCAGCGCAGACAACAATGATTCTGATGCGAAAGAGATAATCGTCGGAACTGGCAATGCGTATCAGCCATTTGTTTATTTGGATGAGAACGGGAAGCTGACAGGATATGAAAAAGCAGTGCTCGATGCAGTCGATGAAAAACTTACGCAGTATAAATTTAAATACGAGTCATTTGAATTTAAAAATATTCTGCCTGCACTTGATGCAAATAAAGTAGATTTGGCAGCACATCAGTACGAAGTGAATGAGGAAAGACAAGCAAAATACTTATATGGAAAAGTAGGTTACACGGATTACACAAGCTATATCGTAGTAGATGCTAATTCAGGTAGCAATTTTAATACATTAGATGATTTGGCAGGTAAGAAAGTTTATACATCAACAGGAAGCAACCACGCGTATATTTTGGAGCAGTACAATGAAGAGCATGACAACAAAATAGATATAGTATATGGCAGCGGTGCTAATGAGGTGCTTGTAAAGGATCTACAAACTGGAACAATTGACGCAACATTGCTGACTAAGTTTGATGTAAACAAATTAAATGAGCAATTTAAAGCCGATTTAAAAACATCAGGTGAGCCTGCCTATGTTTCCAAAACATATTATCTATACAGCAAGGATGATACAAAGCTGCAAGAAGATATAGATGGAGCTCTGCAAGAGTTAATTGATGAAGGCAAACTTTCTGAGATTTCACAAGAAGTTTTAGGAGGAGATTTTACTAAGTAA
- a CDS encoding PLP-dependent aminotransferase family protein, whose protein sequence is MDWKPDKSKGKAVYKQIVEHIEQGIQNGLFPIDKPLPSERKLAEAYKVNRSTIVAAYSELEANGLVERKRGSGTIVSKDIWGLTKRRIPSWNKYIERGSFQANMPVAQRIRHISEESSLVNFASGELSNELMPEDYVKKIINSKSFTGHLGYDHPQGNIELRKTISDHVKQDKGIETTPNSILITSGAQQAIHLIIECLLKPGDAVVIENPSYHYSLPIFKSAGLKVFHLDVGKEGINPEELIDLHKKHQIKMIFLNPIFQNPTGMILPAAKRKRILDISSEFGIPIVEDDPYSLLNYTEEDTNTLKSLDENGNVLYISSLTKIAASGFRIGWVIGPTPVIERLADAKQQFDFGHSVFSQWIGTEFLRSDYFTEHIEALKSKLEQKRDIMIDSIAEILGEQVDYYFPHGGIHLWCRLTGGMDEIRLLEQSIEEGVIFTPGSILGTKSGYMRLTYGKVDDQEIPVGINRLAKALRKITST, encoded by the coding sequence ATGGATTGGAAACCAGATAAAAGTAAAGGGAAAGCCGTTTATAAGCAAATTGTAGAGCATATCGAACAGGGGATACAGAATGGACTGTTTCCGATTGATAAACCGTTGCCTTCCGAACGAAAGTTAGCAGAAGCATACAAGGTGAACAGAAGTACTATTGTTGCAGCCTATTCAGAGCTGGAAGCAAATGGCCTAGTCGAAAGAAAACGAGGAAGCGGAACGATTGTCAGCAAGGATATATGGGGGCTGACAAAAAGGCGAATTCCAAGCTGGAATAAATATATTGAAAGGGGTTCTTTTCAGGCTAATATGCCTGTTGCTCAACGGATAAGACATATATCTGAGGAGTCCAGTCTCGTAAATTTTGCCAGCGGAGAGCTTTCGAATGAACTTATGCCGGAGGATTATGTCAAAAAAATAATCAATTCCAAAAGCTTTACTGGCCATTTAGGATACGATCATCCACAGGGGAATATTGAGCTTCGTAAAACGATTAGTGATCATGTGAAACAAGATAAGGGGATAGAAACTACACCCAATTCCATTCTGATTACTTCAGGAGCCCAACAGGCTATTCATCTAATTATTGAATGCCTTTTGAAACCAGGGGATGCTGTTGTTATTGAAAATCCGTCTTATCACTACAGTTTGCCGATTTTTAAGTCAGCAGGGCTAAAAGTATTTCATTTGGATGTAGGCAAAGAAGGTATTAATCCAGAGGAGCTTATTGATTTGCACAAAAAGCATCAAATAAAAATGATATTTTTGAATCCTATCTTCCAGAATCCTACAGGGATGATTTTGCCTGCTGCTAAACGGAAAAGAATATTAGATATTTCCTCAGAATTCGGCATCCCCATTGTCGAGGATGATCCATATAGTCTCCTTAACTATACAGAGGAAGATACAAATACATTAAAGTCATTAGATGAAAATGGGAATGTCCTGTATATAAGCTCCTTAACTAAAATTGCTGCTTCTGGTTTCAGAATTGGCTGGGTAATCGGACCAACTCCCGTTATAGAGAGACTTGCAGATGCAAAACAGCAGTTTGATTTCGGGCATTCTGTCTTCTCCCAATGGATTGGCACTGAATTCTTACGTTCTGATTACTTTACAGAGCATATTGAGGCTTTAAAAAGCAAATTGGAGCAAAAACGGGATATTATGATAGATAGTATCGCAGAAATTCTGGGAGAGCAAGTTGACTACTATTTTCCCCACGGAGGTATCCATTTATGGTGCAGATTAACTGGCGGAATGGACGAAATTCGCTTGTTAGAACAATCGATTGAAGAGGGGGTGATATTCACACCCGGCTCTATCTTAGGCACGAAATCTGGCTATATGCGGTTAACATACGGTAAAGTAGACGATCAAGAAATCCCGGTCGGTATAAACAGGCTTGCTAAGGCATTAAGAAAAATAACCAGCACCTAA
- a CDS encoding catalase → MRNEQSKNENKRENEDTLTNRQGHPVTNNQNIRTVGNRGPATLENYNFIEKISHFDRERVPERVVHARGAGAHGYFEAYGTAGDEHISKYTRAKLFQEKGKRTPVFVRFSSVIHGGHSPETLRDPRGFAVKFYTEDGNWDLVGNNLKIFFIRDAMKFPDMIHAFKPDPVTNIQSPERFFDFCASSPETFHMVTFVYSPWGIPANYRMMQGSGVNTYKWVNGEGESVLVKYHWEPKQGIKNLTQKEANEIQATNFNHATQDLYNAIEQGDYPEWELFVQFMSDEEHPELDFDPLDDTKLWPKDEFPWIPVGKMVLNKNPEDYFAEVEQAAFGTGVLVDGLEFSDDKMLQGRTFSYSDTQRHRVGANYLQLPINAPKKRVATNQSGGQMQYHVDRKDKHINYEPSILGGLKEAEPSGKDYSPRVEGNLVRESIDRNDNTKQAGQTYREFEQWEKDELISNLVGDLSQCDQRIQDAMIALAEEADEEYGHRLREGLANAASDKPSSHPLGNKESDKAPEQAVDKGHDADPY, encoded by the coding sequence TTGAGAAACGAACAGTCAAAGAATGAAAATAAACGAGAAAACGAAGATACATTAACGAATAGACAGGGACATCCTGTAACGAATAACCAGAATATTCGGACTGTCGGCAACAGAGGTCCCGCAACGTTAGAGAATTATAATTTCATTGAAAAAATTAGTCATTTTGACAGGGAGCGTGTTCCAGAGCGTGTTGTACATGCCCGTGGTGCAGGTGCTCACGGTTATTTCGAGGCATATGGCACAGCTGGGGATGAACATATCTCCAAATATACACGTGCTAAGCTTTTCCAAGAAAAAGGCAAGCGTACTCCTGTCTTTGTTCGTTTTTCATCTGTCATACATGGAGGGCATTCACCGGAAACGCTTCGTGATCCAAGAGGGTTTGCTGTGAAATTCTATACAGAAGACGGAAACTGGGATCTTGTCGGAAATAACTTGAAGATATTCTTTATTCGTGATGCAATGAAGTTTCCTGATATGATACATGCCTTTAAGCCAGACCCAGTCACGAATATTCAAAGTCCAGAGCGGTTCTTCGATTTTTGTGCAAGCTCACCGGAAACATTCCATATGGTGACTTTCGTTTATTCTCCTTGGGGAATCCCCGCAAACTACCGCATGATGCAGGGATCAGGTGTCAATACATATAAATGGGTGAACGGCGAAGGAGAATCGGTTCTGGTGAAATACCATTGGGAACCAAAGCAAGGAATTAAGAATCTTACTCAAAAGGAAGCCAATGAAATTCAGGCTACTAATTTCAATCATGCCACTCAAGACTTATACAATGCCATCGAACAAGGGGATTACCCAGAGTGGGAGCTGTTTGTTCAATTTATGAGCGATGAAGAACATCCTGAGCTAGACTTTGACCCGCTTGATGATACGAAGCTGTGGCCGAAAGATGAGTTCCCTTGGATTCCAGTAGGTAAGATGGTTCTTAACAAAAATCCAGAAGACTATTTTGCAGAAGTAGAGCAGGCAGCATTTGGTACAGGTGTCCTTGTGGACGGCTTAGAGTTCTCAGATGATAAAATGCTTCAAGGACGAACATTCTCTTATTCTGATACACAGCGCCACCGTGTAGGAGCAAATTATCTTCAGCTCCCAATCAATGCACCGAAGAAGAGAGTTGCTACTAATCAAAGCGGCGGTCAAATGCAGTATCATGTGGACCGAAAGGACAAGCATATTAACTATGAACCTTCTATTCTCGGTGGCTTGAAGGAAGCAGAGCCTTCTGGCAAGGATTATAGTCCAAGAGTTGAGGGTAATCTTGTCCGCGAATCTATTGACCGAAACGACAATACAAAACAAGCAGGTCAAACATACAGGGAATTTGAACAATGGGAAAAGGATGAATTAATCTCCAATCTTGTCGGAGACTTGTCTCAATGTGATCAAAGAATTCAAGATGCAATGATTGCACTTGCTGAAGAGGCAGACGAAGAATACGGGCACCGTTTGCGAGAAGGATTGGCTAATGCTGCAAGCGATAAGCCTAGCAGTCATCCATTAGGAAACAAGGAAAGTGATAAAGCACCAGAGCAAGCGGTTGATAAGGGGCATGATGCAGATCCTTATTAA
- a CDS encoding ABC transporter permease subunit: MDFDFPFMFKALAAALQYLPTTLLLGFLPLILGSVFGLVIALVRFYEISVLSTFFKWFVTIFKAIPVILILLVTYIISSDMLDQLAKSWSWDISFKNIDRKWVAIFALTLYATSGLSEIFRGSLSAIPKGQFDAAYSIGLSGTQVIRRVVIPQVFPIAFPMINSTLISLIKASSLVSMVSVVDILNGALIEANVNYRFLEAYVAASLIYWPVCAALEGISSGYERYFSRSKRRGFA; encoded by the coding sequence ATGGATTTTGATTTCCCATTTATGTTTAAGGCTTTGGCTGCGGCACTGCAATATTTGCCAACAACCTTGCTGCTAGGATTTTTGCCTTTGATATTAGGTTCAGTGTTTGGTCTTGTCATTGCGCTTGTACGATTTTATGAAATCTCGGTCCTTTCCACTTTCTTTAAGTGGTTTGTGACCATCTTTAAAGCGATTCCTGTCATTCTTATTTTATTAGTTACTTATATTATCAGTTCCGATATGTTGGATCAGCTGGCAAAGTCTTGGTCATGGGATATCAGCTTCAAAAATATTGACAGAAAATGGGTAGCAATTTTTGCTTTAACATTATACGCCACTAGCGGTTTGTCTGAAATCTTTAGAGGATCACTGTCTGCCATCCCAAAAGGACAGTTTGATGCTGCATATTCAATAGGACTATCTGGGACACAAGTAATTAGGAGAGTAGTAATTCCGCAAGTATTTCCGATTGCCTTTCCTATGATAAACAGTACGCTAATTTCCTTGATCAAGGCATCCTCTTTAGTATCGATGGTTTCAGTTGTTGATATATTGAATGGTGCGCTAATTGAGGCAAACGTCAATTATCGCTTCCTAGAAGCTTATGTGGCTGCATCCTTAATTTACTGGCCCGTTTGTGCCGCACTAGAGGGAATATCATCCGGCTATGAACGTTATTTCAGCCGCAGCAAAAGGAGAGGCTTCGCATGA
- a CDS encoding aldehyde dehydrogenase family protein, whose translation MLSFESLGKQFINGEWRDGNSGKAMENINPYNDEILTSFIIADKSDVDLAYRAAEKAKEEWDKVNPYKKRDILEKAVSYIEAHEEEITDLIIDELGGTKLKAAFEIGLVKNMIKEAATFPLRMEGKILPSVEDGKENRLYRIPAGVVGVISPFNFPFFLSVKSVAPALGAGNGVVLKPHEHSPVTGGTLIGKIFEEAGVPKGLLNVVVTDIKEIGDTFVEHPIPRIISFTGSTKVGSYIGQLAVKNFKKPLLELGGNSAFIVMEDADLEYAVNAATFSRFTHQGQICMSANRILVLESIYSTFIDKYVQKAASLKTGDPRDPETVIGPVINDRQAQVLADIIETAIKEGANPLLRGKIKGRLVEPTILEVKDPESKLTQEELFGPLVCVIPFSTDEEAITIANNTPFGLSGAIHTANVERGVEISKKIHTGMIHVNDVTINDEPIVAFGGEKQSGLGRLNGEWSLEEFTTLKWISVNYGQRLFPY comes from the coding sequence ATGTTAAGTTTTGAATCATTAGGAAAGCAGTTTATAAACGGTGAGTGGCGAGATGGTAATAGCGGCAAAGCGATGGAAAACATTAATCCTTATAATGATGAGATTTTAACAAGCTTTATTATCGCAGACAAATCCGATGTGGATCTGGCATACCGTGCAGCAGAGAAGGCAAAGGAAGAATGGGATAAGGTAAATCCTTATAAGAAGCGGGATATCCTCGAGAAAGCAGTATCTTACATAGAAGCACATGAAGAAGAAATTACAGACCTAATCATCGACGAACTTGGTGGCACAAAACTTAAAGCAGCGTTTGAAATTGGTTTAGTAAAAAATATGATAAAGGAAGCTGCAACTTTCCCATTGCGTATGGAAGGTAAAATCTTGCCTTCTGTAGAGGATGGGAAAGAAAACAGATTATATAGAATTCCAGCAGGTGTAGTAGGGGTAATTAGTCCATTTAATTTTCCTTTCTTCTTATCAGTTAAATCAGTAGCACCTGCTTTAGGAGCGGGAAATGGTGTTGTCTTAAAGCCACATGAACATTCGCCAGTAACAGGCGGAACACTTATTGGCAAAATTTTTGAAGAAGCAGGAGTTCCGAAAGGGCTATTAAATGTAGTAGTCACAGATATTAAAGAAATTGGAGATACATTTGTAGAACACCCAATTCCTCGGATCATTTCATTTACTGGTTCAACTAAAGTCGGAAGCTATATTGGCCAATTAGCTGTGAAAAACTTTAAAAAGCCATTACTTGAACTTGGCGGCAATAGCGCGTTTATTGTGATGGAAGATGCTGATTTAGAATATGCAGTTAATGCTGCAACTTTTAGTCGATTTACCCATCAAGGACAAATTTGCATGTCTGCAAATCGTATTCTAGTGCTTGAATCCATTTATTCCACATTTATTGACAAATATGTTCAAAAGGCAGCGTCATTGAAAACAGGGGATCCTAGAGACCCAGAGACAGTAATTGGACCTGTAATCAATGACAGACAGGCACAAGTATTAGCAGACATTATTGAAACTGCGATAAAAGAAGGTGCAAATCCATTGTTAAGAGGAAAAATTAAAGGGAGATTAGTAGAGCCTACTATACTTGAAGTAAAAGATCCAGAATCTAAACTAACTCAAGAAGAATTGTTTGGCCCGTTAGTTTGTGTCATACCTTTCAGCACGGATGAAGAAGCCATCACTATTGCTAACAATACACCTTTCGGATTGAGCGGTGCTATTCACACAGCTAATGTGGAAAGAGGAGTAGAAATTTCTAAGAAAATCCATACTGGTATGATTCATGTAAATGACGTAACGATTAACGATGAACCAATCGTAGCCTTTGGCGGTGAAAAACAATCAGGGCTTGGCCGCTTAAACGGTGAGTGGAGTTTAGAGGAGTTTACGACATTAAAATGGATTTCCGTTAATTACGGACAAAGGTTATTCCCTTATTAA
- a CDS encoding CPBP family intramembrane glutamic endopeptidase: MKTLIKNKYIWIFITYLLMMTIFPIGIKLLFYLVGVGTTKEVAFGDYQISSPMLSVVLNLLILFFILGFIVFLYVKTSLFQWKKPIVKGKDLLYAVYVFFGGKIATAIVVVIISLLFGLNMEEAPQNQQAVEQMIRTSFITVIQVTILAPIIEEFFFRKVIIGHIFTKHKYLGLLFSSILFGGMHMLAGFSLPGMILYSGLGFFLGLVYIKTNRLETSIIAHGFNNFISYLLVLIVR, translated from the coding sequence TTGAAAACACTCATCAAAAATAAATACATATGGATTTTTATTACATACTTATTGATGATGACAATTTTTCCGATAGGGATTAAATTACTTTTTTACTTAGTTGGAGTAGGAACAACGAAGGAGGTAGCTTTTGGGGATTATCAAATCAGCAGTCCAATGCTGAGCGTTGTTCTTAACCTTCTCATTCTATTTTTCATATTAGGATTTATCGTTTTTCTCTATGTAAAAACGTCATTATTCCAGTGGAAAAAACCAATTGTAAAAGGTAAAGATCTGTTATATGCTGTTTATGTTTTTTTCGGAGGAAAAATAGCAACTGCGATTGTAGTTGTCATTATCTCTTTGTTGTTCGGTCTGAATATGGAGGAAGCTCCGCAAAACCAGCAAGCGGTAGAGCAAATGATTCGTACAAGCTTCATTACTGTTATTCAAGTAACGATACTTGCGCCAATTATTGAGGAATTTTTCTTCCGCAAAGTTATCATTGGACATATTTTCACCAAGCATAAATATTTAGGATTATTGTTTAGCTCCATATTATTTGGCGGTATGCATATGCTTGCCGGTTTCTCTTTGCCTGGGATGATATTGTACAGCGGGTTAGGATTTTTCTTAGGCTTAGTCTATATAAAGACAAATCGTTTAGAAACTTCCATCATTGCGCATGGTTTTAATAACTTTATATCCTACTTATTAGTACTTATTGTTCGATAG
- a CDS encoding amino acid ABC transporter ATP-binding protein codes for MIEIKKISKKFGKNEILKGIDLQIKKGEVVVILGPSGSGKTTFLRCLNFLERADSGELTISDKRVHFKKASSKDILELRRKTAMVFQQYDLFLHKTAIENIMEGLVIARKVSKDKAYQTGLELLEKVGLKDKEDFYPHQLSGGQQQRVGIARALALNPEVILFDEPTSALDPELVGETLDVIKKVAESGVTMVIVTHEMSFAYDIADRIVFMEDGVIVEQGTPKEVFEQTKEERTKQFLARFSYER; via the coding sequence ATGATAGAAATTAAAAAAATCTCCAAAAAGTTCGGGAAAAATGAAATTCTTAAAGGAATTGATCTGCAAATAAAAAAGGGTGAGGTTGTCGTCATACTAGGCCCGAGTGGTTCAGGTAAAACAACTTTCTTGAGATGCCTGAATTTTCTGGAAAGGGCAGATTCCGGCGAGCTGACAATAAGTGATAAAAGGGTCCATTTCAAGAAGGCAAGTTCTAAAGATATATTGGAGCTCAGACGAAAGACAGCGATGGTCTTTCAGCAATATGACTTATTCCTCCATAAAACAGCGATAGAAAACATTATGGAAGGACTAGTGATAGCTAGGAAAGTGTCAAAGGATAAAGCGTATCAAACTGGATTAGAACTGCTGGAAAAGGTCGGCTTAAAGGATAAGGAGGATTTTTATCCCCACCAGCTGTCAGGCGGTCAGCAGCAGCGTGTCGGTATTGCGAGGGCACTTGCTTTGAATCCAGAGGTCATTCTATTCGATGAACCTACCTCCGCCCTTGATCCAGAATTAGTCGGAGAAACACTAGATGTCATAAAAAAGGTTGCCGAAAGTGGTGTCACAATGGTTATTGTCACACATGAAATGAGCTTTGCATATGACATTGCCGACAGAATCGTTTTTATGGAAGATGGTGTCATTGTTGAGCAAGGCACCCCAAAGGAAGTTTTTGAACAAACAAAGGAAGAACGAACAAAACAATTCCTTGCTAGGTTTTCCTATGAAAGATAA
- a CDS encoding transposase: MKAYKTEIYLNAKQIYKVTNTIGVCRFLYNAFISYNKELYAKEARFFGGMEFDKYVNNELSIEKPWIKDVSSKARKKSIMNADTAFRKFFKGESKFPRFKKKNRQDVKVYFPKNNKTDLEVERHRIKVPTLGWVSLKEKGYIPTNSLVTSCTVEETAGRFFISVLVKEEVELVHEVLNEEGLGIDLGLKDFAILSDKRIFKNINKSIRIKKLERKLKREQRSLSRKYEHYKKLTKTDGEAKANQRKNLNKNIQRIQKLHLRLTNIRNAYQAYVIREVMKTKPLFITLENLNIKSMMKNKHLSRIIANQKFYQFKTNLKHTCRKLGVELREVDKFYPSSKLCSKCQTKKLKLSLSERNFICNACGHTLDRDENAAINLKQAKKYTILT, encoded by the coding sequence ATGAAAGCTTATAAAACAGAGATATACTTGAATGCCAAACAGATATATAAAGTAACAAACACTATCGGTGTTTGTCGTTTTCTTTACAATGCTTTTATTTCCTATAATAAAGAGCTTTATGCAAAAGAAGCCAGGTTTTTTGGTGGTATGGAATTTGATAAATATGTGAATAATGAACTCTCTATTGAGAAACCTTGGATTAAGGATGTATCTTCGAAAGCTAGAAAGAAATCGATTATGAACGCAGACACTGCTTTTAGAAAGTTTTTCAAAGGAGAAAGTAAATTTCCCCGTTTTAAAAAGAAAAACCGCCAAGATGTGAAAGTCTATTTTCCTAAAAACAATAAAACCGATTTAGAGGTAGAACGTCATCGAATTAAGGTGCCAACCCTTGGGTGGGTTAGTTTGAAAGAAAAAGGTTATATTCCTACCAATAGTCTAGTCACGAGTTGTACTGTTGAAGAAACAGCAGGCAGATTCTTTATTTCTGTTTTAGTTAAGGAAGAGGTAGAGCTAGTGCATGAAGTCTTGAATGAGGAAGGGTTAGGAATAGATTTAGGGTTAAAGGATTTTGCTATTTTAAGCGATAAAAGAATCTTTAAAAACATTAACAAATCCATACGAATTAAAAAGCTAGAAAGAAAGCTAAAGAGAGAACAACGTTCTCTTTCCAGAAAATATGAACACTATAAGAAACTAACAAAAACAGATGGTGAAGCAAAAGCTAATCAAAGAAAAAATTTAAATAAAAATATTCAAAGAATACAAAAATTACATCTACGCTTAACAAACATTCGAAATGCATATCAAGCCTATGTTATACGTGAAGTGATGAAAACCAAGCCACTTTTCATAACATTAGAGAATTTAAATATAAAGAGTATGATGAAAAATAAACACTTGTCTCGAATCATAGCGAATCAAAAATTCTATCAGTTTAAAACAAATCTTAAACATACGTGTAGGAAATTAGGGGTTGAATTACGAGAAGTGGATAAGTTCTATCCTTCTAGTAAGTTATGTTCTAAGTGTCAAACCAAAAAACTGAAACTATCCCTATCAGAACGTAATTTTATCTGCAATGCTTGTGGTCATACGTTAGATAGAGATGAAAATGCAGCTATTAATTTAAAACAGGCAAAAAAATATACCATTCTCACTTAA